From the Saprospiraceae bacterium genome, the window GGATGCGCTTGATGAAGAATGCGACGCATCTTTTTCTAGAATCCGTTTGGGTAAATAATCATTCGTTCAAATCATATCCGCCCCAGCTATGCAATATTATTTGGAGGCCGCAATAGTTGAAGTCATCGAGCGTGCCAAGCGGCTGAAAACACGATTCCCTACTCCGCCACCGTTACATTTTCAGGCACTTGCCCAACGCTGTCTCGATTTGATTGATGAGAATATTTCCGACTTGAAACTCTTGCACACTGCTCCTGAATTTCAAAACGAAGCCAATCAGTCAACTCGCTTGAAATTGCTGAAAATCCGTATTCGTGAGATTGATTTGATTGAAAATATCGCGGTTTCGGCCATAACTCGTTGTATTGATGGCGATGAAAGGATAAACAAATTCGTTCAGGGAATTTGCAGAGAAATTGACTACCCCCTGATACCGCCTACCGTTTCAGGGCTTTCGTCTGATTACTACCAAATTTACCCGAAGTTTAATCTGCTGTGTGTGCCTTTGCTGGAATGTGATTTTATGCTGCATTTGCCCGATCTGTATCACGAGCTTGCACATCCTTTGTTTTGGGCTGAGCATGACGACCGGTTAAAGCCGTTTCAAGAAGAGGCCAAGACTTTTTATGACATTGTGTCCGCACATTTCGACCGCGTAATACTGGAAGATCAACGTATCCATCAAGGGGAATCTTCCCATGTGTACGAGGCCTGGAAAACAAACTGGTTCAGGTGGCGAATCGAGTTCTTTTGCGATATTTTTGGAATCTGTACTGCTGGGCCGGCGTATGGTTGGGCACATCTTCATCTTTCAATGAAAAGAGGAGGCAACCCGTTCGAGATTCCAGTTCACGCAAAGTCAACTCACCCGAACGATGAAGCAAGAATGCAAGTGATTCTGCATGTTCTTGACCTCATGCAATTGAATGACCACAAACGAGCTATTGCCGAACGGTGGGAAACACTGCAACAGATACACAAAAGGGAAAAAGATCAGGTCTATAAGCTAGCCTATCCACCGGAAATTTTGGAGCAATGCGCCATTCATGGGCTTCGCGCTGTTGTAGGAATAAATTGTACCATAGCGCCCCACCAGCAAGGTACCATTTTTAAAGCCCTGAACGAAGCATGGGACTTATTTTGGAACGATTACAATTCATTTTTTGAGTGGGAACAGAGAAAAATGACTGAGCTTCAACGAATGTTTACACGTTGACCCCGCCCAATCAGCCTCGTAGAGTAGTTAGTTTCTTCTTTTTTTGGTTCTGGCCTCTCCCCCTCCCACGCAGGGGCCATGCTTCGCCGGACAGACCCCGAAAAAGGGTCTGCCCGTCTCGCACCGCTCCTGCCTGGCTCACCCACAAACGGCCAACGCGCGCGGAAAAGTGGCTAAAAACGCCACATTACCGCTTTGCCAGCCCGCAGCAGCGGTGCGACAAGCGCCCAAATTTGCCGATGCTCCGCAACGCGATTTTTGCAGCATTGGTAGCGAGGAACAAGTTAATTCTGTGCCCACTATGAAACATGTCGCTACAACCGGCTTTGACGAACAAGGCCAAAAAATACTGCTCATTTGCGGCCAGGAGTACAGGCAGCATCCAACTGATGTTTACATGGACGATGCACTTCGGCTTGTCCAACAATGGGATGACGCCCAGGTAACTTTCGGGCGCGTAGTGCATCTTCGGAACTACCTCCGGGAAAATTACGGCCATGGTCACCAAATCAACTTCCAAAATCTGTTGTCGCTCGCCGATTGTAAATCATGGATTGACGAAGTCATCCAGGCTGAATATCGCCTCGTGCTGCACGAAGAGTGGGCAAATGACCAGCAGCGCGCAGACCTTGAAGCCAACGCCAGGATTATGGGCAGTCAAACTGCGGAACCTTCTTTGATTGAATCTCTGTAACCGGCGTCCGGGAAGTTGCAAAATGGCAACAACCTCCCCTACCAGAACCGGGCGTTTGGCAGCCGGGTTTTAAGCGGCTTGAATCCAGTTCCCAGCCACCAGCCAAAACCCCACCCGCGCAGGGGCCATGCTTCGCCGGGCAACCCCGCAAGGGGGTTACCCGTCTCGCACCGCCCCTGCCTAGCTCACCCACAAACGGCCAACGCGCGCGGGGCCGCCTACGCACCCTACCACCGCAGGCCGCCACGCCTTGGCCAACCCGCGCCACCCGCAATGCCCCCACCCACGCTCGACGCAAAACCCACCCGCGCGGCTTGCGGGCGGTTCCTCCCCGCCCCACCCGCTACGGCTCGACACGCCCCCAGCGGCAAAATCGTTTCCCCCCAACCCCCCAGGGGGCGTGTGCGGCTTCGGCGGCGAGGGCTTTCGGGCGGCCAACCCGCAAACCCCACCCGCACCGCCCGAAGCCTGACCGCCGCCATCAGCCGCACGGAAAACGCATCTACGGGGGCAGTCCGGGGCTTCCTTGCCCTGCTCCGGGGCGGCTTCTCCCCCTCCTGTGTTGGAGGGGGTCGGGGGGAGGCCTTACCACAGCTCCGCCGGTGGTGGCGTGTAGGTCGTCGAGCCGTCCGGGTAGGCTTCCGCAATGGGCAGCCCTGCCGCCACCGCCTTTTGCACCGTGTCCCAGGTGCCGCCCTTGCGCTCGCGCCCCGGTGCGTACAGCGCCAGCACCGCGTCAGCCTTCCCTACCAGTAGCCGGTTTCGTTCCAGCGGCGCGGCTTTGGGGTAGTGTTGTTGGTAGTCGGGTGCGTGTACCTCGGTAGGCAGCCCCTCGGCTTTGGCCCAGTTTTCGGCGTATTGGTCGGCCCCGCTTGCCCCGCCATGCAGTATCAGCGTAGGCGCGGGTAGGCCGGCATAGTGCAGGGCTTGCAGCCCGGCGGCGATGCCTTGCAGCGTCGCCGCCCGCGATAGTTTCCGGCTTCCGGTTATCAGCAATCGCATGGTGCGTTTTTCATTTCGTTGATGAAATGTTCGGCCTGATCGTCGCGCCAGGCTTCCCATCCCAGCCGCAGCGCCCGCACTTCGGCGGCCAGTCGCGCTATCTTTTCCGGTAGGCGGGCGCCGGGTTGGGCGGTCAAGCCTTGTATTTCGCCGACTAAGGCGCAGGCTTTCAGGAAGTCGTCGCCGCCGTCGAGGAAAAAGAGTGCCTCTGCATCCGCCCGGGCTTCCTGCTCGTAGCGTTCGGCATCGGCGCGGCGGAGGGTTGCACGGCGAGGCATCGGCAGTTCTTGCAGTCCGATGGTCCAGTCGGTCGGGTGTGTAGCGGGCGTGTGGCTTGTTCCGGTCATGGTTTCTTTATTTTGTTAGTGTAAAGTTAATAAAATGTTCCACATGGAACAACAATTCGTTTGTTAATAAAAAGTTAATATTACTATTGCCTTATTGAAATAAACAGTTTGTTTTAAAAATATTGCTACTAAAACAATATGTTAATAATGTGTTAATTTAATTACTTTTTATTATCTTTACTATATCTTTACACTATCAATTTTAATCAAACAACTATTTGCAACATGACACACATTGAAGAATCCAGCCGCCGCGCGGATGCGGTGATGCAAGCCTTCCTCCAAAGGCGCGATTATCTGGCGACCACCGCCTTTGCCGCTCTTTCCGATGCCCTCGATTGGCTGAGTGGCAGCCCTTCCTTTTCTGATGTTGACCAGGCGCGCGCCTGTATCGAAGCCGCCCGGGAGCGGCTCAAAGAGATTTTCCCAACCTTGTTTGAAACGGAGGAGTCCGGCGAATTAGCCGACGACGGACAGACCGCGAGCGAAGCTTACCGGGAGTTTCGCCGCGCAGGGGGCTTTGTCTAACTATTTGTAAACACATTGTTACATCACATTTTTTCTTTCACCTCCTACTCGTCACCGGGTAGGGCTAAACTTCTCTTGGATTATGAAAAGCACACATGATTCCACATCTGCCGCCAACCCCGTTACCGACCTTATCAACCGCGACACCGGCGAGTTGAACGTCCTCTACCTGCCCGGCTACCCGAAAGTGATTCGCTTCGATGCCAGCCGGGGCATTTTCACCGACGATGAAAAGAACCCCGTCACAAAGGCCAAAGCACCTTTCACCATCAAGCCGGTGGCTTTCCGCGTGTTCCGGGACGACATTCTCGGCATGGGGCCGAAGCGTTGGGCTGAGTTCTTTTTCATCAACGAGGAAGGCGTCCTCTGCAACCTGCTCGTGCATGGGTACAGCGTGGACAACCTGATGACCGTCACGCCCAAATTGTTTTACCAAAAGGCCAATCTGTGTCAGGTCGCCCTCACTTTCACCCCGGTAGAAAAAGTCAGCAAGGCCACCGAAGCGGCGGGCAAAAAGTATTTCATGTGCCAGTTTGCGGCGCAGAAACTGCCCGATGAAGAAATCGAACTGAACGCCGCCATCGGCAAGGCTCTGCCCATCTGGCGCAAAGACACTTTCTCCGGCGATGCTTGTGTCGAATTGAGCATCAACTACCGCCCGCCCGTATTTGCCAGCACCGAAGAAGTCGCGGAAGAACACCCCGCCGAGGTCGAAATCGTGACCGAACCCGAAATCGTCAATGCCTGACCAATTCGCTGCCGCCCACCCTGCCCGCCGACCGGCGGGAGGGTCGGGCGGGGTTTCACCTTTCAAACATTTTTAATCATGCGTACAACTATTTGCATCGTGCTACTCCTCGCCGCTCATGCGGCGACCGTCGCCCAAAAAGTGGACACCATCATCGCCTACCCCGACAAAACGCCGGAACAACAGGCGGGCAAGGTCAAAAAGTGGGCAGAAGAGCGGCTCTACTTTCAGGAATTTTGGGACGGCACAGGCGCGGGCGTGTTCAAAACCCCCGCCGCCGGTTTCGGGACACATCTGAGTTTCCGCGAGGTGAGCGTCCGCGTCGTCGGCAAAGATTCTTTGCTGCTCAAATTCAGGACAAAAGAGAATTGGAAAACCGAGGGCATCACGTTGGGACGCTGCAACGCCACCGACTTACCCGCTTCCCTGCTCGAAATCCGAAAAAGGGAAGGCGCATTTTCCGAAATCGGCGGCCAGACCTGGGAACCCGGCTGGCTTTGGGAAATCATTATTTCGTGGCCTTGGGATACCGCCTTCGCCGCCCGAACCAAGCCCTTCGGCTTCTACATCACCTTCACCCGGCAAGAGCCGTAAACATTCACCGCCTCTACCCTACCCTTTTCTCCCCCTCTCCATCGGAGAGGGGGCCGGGGGGTGAGGCCTCAATTTCTCCAATTATGGCACTCAATCTATATGAAATCGTAACCGCGCGCATCATTGCAGCCCTCGAAAGCGGCAAAGCCCCTTGGCGCAAACCCTGGACGGCTTACGGCTTCCCGTCCAACTATTTCCGGCATCACACCTATCAGGGAATCAACGCCCTCGTGCTGAATTTTACCGAGTACGAACACCCGTTTTTTGCCACCCTGCACCAAGTCAACGAGCACGGCGGCAGCATCCGAAAAGGCGCGAAGGCCGAGCAGGTCTATTTTTTCAAATACCTGTATTTCGACCGCGACGGGCAGAAGGTCAGCGCATTGGACTACAAAGCCTTGCGCGAAATCGGCCATCACGGGAAGTGCAAGCGGTTTTTGCAATACTTCAACGTGTTCAACGTCGCCGATTTTGAAGGCATAGAAGTTCGCTTGCCAGAGCCGCCGCCTGGCGACGGATGCGAACGCGCCGCCGCTTTGCTCCAAAATCTCCCGGAGCAGCCCCACCTGATTCGGACGGTAAAAGACCGGGCTTTTTATTCCGCCGTGACCGACCGAATCAATATGCCCTACGAACGCCAGTTCGTGAGCATGGAGGAATACTACTGCACCTTTTTCCACGAATTGACCCACTGGACCGGCCATCCGTGCCGACTTCACCGGCTCGAACCCGCCACTTTCGGCACAGAGCCTTACGCCAAAGAGGAACTGGTTGCCGAAATCGGCGCGGCTTTCCTCTGCGCCCGTACCGGCATTGCCCGTCCCGAAGTGACCGACAACACCGCCGCTTACCTGCGCGGCTGGATTGACCGGCTCAAAGGTGACAACACGCTCATTTTCGATGCGGCCAGCGATGCCCGCAAAGCCGCCGCCTGGCTTTGCAACGAAGTCACCGAACCCGTCGAAGTATAAACATTTTCCCGCTCCTATTCCGCCCCCTCTCCGACGGAGAGGGGGTCGGGGGGTGAGGCTCAACCATTTTCATCATGGAAAACTTAAAAAATCTCTTCCATTTCACCCGCAAGGAACGTTTGGGCGTAGTCTCTCTGATGCTCCTTTGTGCCGTCGTTTTTTTGCTGCCGGAAGTTTGGCGACGGATCCGCCCGGAGCGCAAAACCGATTTTACCGCGTTTCAGAATGACATTGCCCGGTTCAAAGAAGAGTTTGCCCAGCAGGAAGCCATCGAACGCGCCCGGCAGGACAGCCTTAAAGCCGCCGGTGTCCAAGACCGCGACCAGGACGGCCGGATTGAAGATTGGGAAATCGAGCGGCAGGAAAAGTGGGACAGCACCAGTCGGCAATGGGCGCGGGTAAAAGCCGAACGCCGGACGGCCTACGAGACGGAGCGCCGCCAACAAGCGGCCAGCGTTCAGCACCGCAAGGCCGACCCTTGTCGCGGCCAACTGCTCGACGTCAACACAGCGACCGCCGCCGATTTCGAGCGACTGCCCGGTATCGGCCCGACGCTGGCCGGACGAATCGTGAAGTTTCGCGCCAAACTTGGCCGCTTCCCCTCGGTCGAAACCCTGGCCCGAACCTACGGACTGCCCGACAGCACTTTCTGGCTAATCCGGCCTTGTTTGACGCTCAAATAATGCCCGCTTTTTGTCGAACTTGGGCCAATTCGCTGGAATAAACAACTAAAAACGCCATTTTTTCGCCATCACAACACACAACACGCCATGAATGCGCAAGAAATGTATGAACAAGCCATGCGCGAACTCGCCGCCAAAATCAGCCTAATCCGCTCCGGCGACCTCGCCGGCGACCATCCGATAAAACAGGGCGACAACTACGGTACTTCCTGTTCGATTTGTGGCGAGCGCCTCGCCGGATACGGCTACAATGCCCGCGACTTTTCCCTGCCCTGCCTTCACGAATGGTGGCCCACCGGAGATGGCTTTCACGAAGTTTGCACCTTCTGTGAATCCGTCCGCCAGGCGGATACATAAACTCAAATTATTGGGAAAGTCGCCCATTTTAGCAGCGTTCGTTGGGCGATTTTCCCAATTTTTTATCTTATTTTTGTTTCCAATAACACCCCGACCAACCAGCGCGGGATTAGCCACCTCGCGTAATATTTGTTCATTAAAAAGCCTCATTTTCTACCCCTCTCCACCGGAAAGGGGGCCGGGGGGTGAGGCTCCTCACACAGCATGAAAAAAGCCACTTTCTCCGCAGCCGCTGCACTTCTCGCGGCGGCGCTCGCCGTGTTCTGCGCCAAGCAACCGGAACTCGCCGACGAGCCGACCAGTGAAATCATCACTGTTCGCTACATCTACCGGGACTTTGCCAACAGCCCCTCCATTCTCGAAGACCCCACCAAAGAGCGTTACCGCAGCGTCGCCCATTTTTTCTGTTACCAGGACGGACGCATGGTGATGTTCAGCCCGCTTCGGCTCGA encodes:
- a CDS encoding DUF2493 domain-containing protein, whose protein sequence is MRLLITGSRKLSRAATLQGIAAGLQALHYAGLPAPTLILHGGASGADQYAENWAKAEGLPTEVHAPDYQQHYPKAAPLERNRLLVGKADAVLALYAPGRERKGGTWDTVQKAVAAGLPIAEAYPDGSTTYTPPPAELW
- a CDS encoding helix-hairpin-helix domain-containing protein, which encodes MENLKNLFHFTRKERLGVVSLMLLCAVVFLLPEVWRRIRPERKTDFTAFQNDIARFKEEFAQQEAIERARQDSLKAAGVQDRDQDGRIEDWEIERQEKWDSTSRQWARVKAERRTAYETERRQQAASVQHRKADPCRGQLLDVNTATAADFERLPGIGPTLAGRIVKFRAKLGRFPSVETLARTYGLPDSTFWLIRPCLTLK
- a CDS encoding DUF1738 domain-containing protein, whose amino-acid sequence is MALNLYEIVTARIIAALESGKAPWRKPWTAYGFPSNYFRHHTYQGINALVLNFTEYEHPFFATLHQVNEHGGSIRKGAKAEQVYFFKYLYFDRDGQKVSALDYKALREIGHHGKCKRFLQYFNVFNVADFEGIEVRLPEPPPGDGCERAAALLQNLPEQPHLIRTVKDRAFYSAVTDRINMPYERQFVSMEEYYCTFFHELTHWTGHPCRLHRLEPATFGTEPYAKEELVAEIGAAFLCARTGIARPEVTDNTAAYLRGWIDRLKGDNTLIFDAASDARKAAAWLCNEVTEPVEV